A section of the Spirosoma pollinicola genome encodes:
- the nhaD gene encoding sodium:proton antiporter NhaD, producing the protein MTLLLTGFFIIGYLLISFEHSIKINKTATALITGIVCWAAYALLATNAEAVGHQLEHHLTDTAEILFFLMGAMTVVELIDVHDGFTLITDRIASRNIRSLLWIISLLSFFLSALLDNLTTSIVMVSVARKLIRNAEDRRVVAGMIIVAANAGGAWSPIGDVTTTMLWIGGQITTVNIIRTVVLPSLVSLLVPLAVLTRYYKSESESKAPTVKSGASRPYVTPTSRRERRIMLAIGLGGMLFVPIFKTLTHLPPYMGMMLVLGLIWVASEVLHSDKDEAERKKFTAAYALSRIDTPSILFFLGILLAVGALESTGILRSLAGSLSQAVGNLDVIIFMIGVVSAVVDNVPIVAATMGMYDLNTYAVDTKIWTFLAYCAGTGGSLLLIGSAAGVAVMGMEKLAFGWYLRKISWLALLGYVAGALVFLVEFALTA; encoded by the coding sequence ATGACGTTACTACTTACAGGTTTTTTTATTATTGGTTATTTACTGATTAGCTTCGAACACTCGATTAAGATCAACAAAACAGCTACAGCACTCATTACAGGTATCGTTTGCTGGGCTGCCTATGCGCTATTGGCAACAAATGCCGAAGCTGTTGGGCATCAACTGGAACACCACCTGACTGACACGGCCGAAATTCTGTTTTTCCTGATGGGAGCCATGACGGTTGTTGAACTGATTGATGTACATGATGGCTTTACACTCATCACCGACCGTATTGCCAGCCGAAACATTCGTTCATTACTTTGGATTATCAGTCTGCTTTCGTTTTTTTTGTCGGCCCTTTTAGACAACCTCACAACATCTATTGTTATGGTGTCTGTTGCTCGCAAGCTCATTCGGAATGCCGAAGATCGACGTGTTGTGGCGGGCATGATAATCGTTGCGGCCAACGCAGGTGGTGCCTGGTCGCCCATTGGCGACGTGACAACAACCATGCTCTGGATTGGCGGACAAATTACCACGGTCAATATCATACGGACCGTAGTACTTCCCAGCCTGGTGTCCTTACTGGTGCCATTGGCCGTGTTGACCCGCTATTACAAATCTGAATCAGAGAGTAAAGCCCCAACAGTAAAGTCGGGGGCGAGTCGACCTTACGTAACGCCAACCTCCCGACGCGAGCGACGAATCATGCTGGCCATCGGCCTGGGTGGAATGCTGTTTGTGCCAATTTTCAAGACGCTCACCCATTTGCCCCCCTATATGGGCATGATGCTGGTACTGGGCCTGATCTGGGTAGCATCAGAAGTGCTGCATAGTGACAAGGACGAAGCCGAACGGAAGAAATTCACTGCGGCCTATGCCCTAAGCCGTATCGACACACCCAGTATTTTGTTTTTCCTTGGTATTTTATTGGCCGTAGGTGCGCTGGAGTCAACGGGTATTCTACGATCGCTGGCCGGATCACTTAGTCAGGCCGTTGGTAATCTGGATGTAATTATTTTCATGATTGGCGTTGTATCGGCGGTGGTTGATAACGTGCCTATTGTGGCGGCCACAATGGGTATGTATGATCTGAATACTTACGCGGTCGATACCAAAATCTGGACCTTTCTGGCGTATTGTGCCGGTACTGGCGGGAGCTTACTACTTATTGGATCGGCAGCGGGAGTGGCTGTTATGGGCATGGAAAAGCTGGCTTTTGGCTGGTATCTGCGTAAGATCAGCTGGCTTGCCTTACTTGGTTATGTGGCTGGTGCACTGGTCTTTTTGGTGGAGTTCGCGCTGACTGCCTGA
- a CDS encoding LolA-like protein: MKKLLLIVSAFALFLPSAVAQTTPTADEIIDKYIAAIGGKDALAKVTDLTTSMSSEGQNGAIIMITRKQKLPNMFSMLINANGMEVMRQTGDGSKVQMGGMQGSRTLEGPAALQMTIMSTLFPELHYVENGVKTTLVGPEKVDGKDTYKLSHTTAEGTPTWTDNFDVATGLKVQAVTTAKSPQGEMTTTSVFSDYKEVNGIKFPMTILQQSPRGPMTMTVDNVKVNKGIKDSEFTVK; this comes from the coding sequence ATGAAAAAGCTACTATTAATTGTAAGCGCTTTTGCTCTGTTTTTGCCGTCAGCTGTTGCCCAAACGACACCAACGGCCGATGAGATAATCGACAAATACATTGCGGCCATTGGGGGAAAGGATGCGCTGGCGAAAGTGACGGATTTAACGACCAGCATGTCTAGTGAAGGCCAGAATGGCGCTATCATTATGATTACGCGGAAGCAGAAATTGCCCAATATGTTCTCGATGTTAATCAACGCCAACGGTATGGAGGTAATGCGACAAACCGGCGATGGCTCAAAAGTGCAGATGGGGGGGATGCAGGGCAGCCGTACGCTCGAAGGCCCGGCAGCCCTGCAAATGACCATAATGAGCACGCTTTTCCCTGAATTGCACTATGTCGAAAACGGGGTAAAGACGACGCTGGTTGGCCCCGAAAAAGTGGATGGCAAAGATACCTACAAGCTTAGCCACACTACTGCAGAAGGAACACCGACCTGGACCGATAATTTCGACGTTGCAACGGGGCTAAAAGTACAGGCGGTCACGACGGCCAAATCGCCACAGGGCGAAATGACGACTACCAGCGTGTTTTCAGATTACAAAGAGGTAAATGGTATCAAGTTTCCGATGACCATCTTACAGCAGTCGCCACGGGGGCCAATGACGATGACCGTCGACAATGTAAAAGTCAACAAAGGCATCAAAGACTCTGAATTTACGGTGAAGTAA